One window of the Rhodothermales bacterium genome contains the following:
- a CDS encoding choice-of-anchor B family protein → MRTVSTVCSQPVVFTAPAFRAFCAFLVILSCLAFTPATTLAQSGSYGVAVVLDGGELFVGEPNTSFREGSVYIYERSASRWAEVQRLTAPNASRADGFGTVLAKHGATLVAGQRGGPLHVFEKGATSGWRHVGMVSGPGTAGLEPECNHRGYCGTDFGLTLALNEDWLLAGSSERVHAYRRGADGSFTYHSAFQHSSATPEDRFGATLLLVDGRALVGAPDWDDTSAGLQNVGRVTEFRLLDDTWTETGVLPFFSESAASFGSALSMENGQLLVGAPGAHGTRGAVYSFTRQTGQAREGRRDEPWAPERIIQLPDGQPGDLFGSSVAHAAEAIWVGAPTLRGNETGSAFVLGRNADGSLDTPERIQLTGTVERDAFGSTIVVEGPQVVVSAPGMHHQAGALSAYAPNEEPQRMLSPPDVLGALTGEERQCVDGKIGPFDCDEVELLSFLPNDYLRAPENARGVRVNDNWGWTDPDTGREYALIARTDGVSFVDVTDPLSPVLIGDLPKPWGTPPSPIWRDIKTFRNHAYIVADGAGDHGLQIFDLTRLRGVTEPPALFEPDVHYTGIASSHNVIINEDTGFAYTIDRPTCGGGLYMMDINNPLDPVFVGCAKGGNHGTHDTQCVTYTGPDQRYTGHELCLNSNGAEFEIMDVTDKAHPVSLSTASSPAAAYIHQGWLSDDQRYFYQNDEADVLRGNVDRTRTLIWDLADLEDPILVNEFMGSMPASAHNLYIKDGFMYQANYRYGMHVLDISDPVHPVEVGSFDTTPYLDGPGFSGAWSTYPFFESGTVIVTSKREGMFLLRGKKKTEL, encoded by the coding sequence ATGCGTACTGTGTCCACCGTCTGCTCGCAACCGGTCGTATTCACGGCCCCGGCCTTCCGCGCTTTCTGCGCCTTCCTGGTCATCCTTTCCTGTCTGGCCTTTACGCCCGCGACCACCCTCGCTCAATCCGGATCGTATGGGGTGGCGGTGGTACTGGACGGCGGCGAACTCTTTGTGGGCGAACCCAATACGTCGTTCCGCGAAGGATCGGTCTACATCTACGAGCGCTCGGCCTCGCGGTGGGCCGAAGTCCAGCGGCTGACGGCGCCCAACGCCTCCCGGGCGGACGGTTTCGGCACGGTCCTGGCCAAACATGGCGCAACACTCGTTGCTGGCCAGCGGGGCGGCCCTCTCCACGTGTTCGAAAAAGGAGCAACTTCAGGCTGGCGACACGTCGGCATGGTCTCCGGGCCAGGCACCGCCGGACTCGAGCCGGAATGCAATCACCGCGGATACTGCGGCACCGACTTCGGACTGACGCTGGCGCTGAACGAGGACTGGCTGCTGGCCGGGTCTTCAGAGCGCGTACATGCGTACCGGCGCGGAGCCGATGGCTCGTTCACGTATCACTCGGCCTTCCAGCATTCGAGCGCCACGCCGGAAGACCGGTTCGGGGCCACCCTCCTGCTGGTGGACGGCCGGGCCCTGGTCGGCGCGCCTGACTGGGATGACACCTCGGCCGGCCTCCAGAACGTGGGCCGCGTCACGGAATTCCGGCTCCTGGACGATACCTGGACCGAAACCGGGGTACTCCCCTTCTTTTCGGAATCTGCCGCATCGTTCGGCAGCGCCTTGTCCATGGAGAACGGCCAACTCCTGGTCGGCGCTCCCGGCGCCCACGGTACGCGGGGCGCGGTCTACTCCTTCACGCGGCAAACGGGACAAGCCCGTGAAGGCCGCCGCGACGAACCGTGGGCGCCGGAGCGCATCATCCAACTTCCCGACGGCCAGCCCGGTGACCTGTTCGGCAGCAGCGTGGCCCATGCCGCCGAGGCCATCTGGGTCGGCGCCCCGACATTGCGCGGCAATGAAACGGGCTCGGCGTTCGTGCTGGGCAGAAACGCCGACGGCTCGCTCGATACGCCGGAGCGCATCCAACTCACCGGCACCGTCGAACGCGATGCCTTCGGAAGCACGATCGTCGTCGAAGGCCCACAGGTGGTCGTGTCCGCCCCGGGCATGCATCATCAGGCGGGTGCCCTGAGCGCGTACGCGCCGAACGAAGAGCCGCAGCGAATGCTGAGCCCGCCCGACGTGCTGGGCGCCCTCACGGGTGAAGAACGGCAGTGCGTGGATGGCAAGATCGGGCCGTTCGACTGCGACGAAGTTGAGCTGCTGTCCTTCCTGCCGAACGACTACCTTCGGGCGCCCGAAAACGCCCGGGGTGTGCGCGTGAATGACAACTGGGGCTGGACCGATCCCGATACCGGCCGCGAATATGCCCTCATTGCCCGCACCGACGGCGTATCCTTCGTGGATGTGACGGATCCCCTGAGCCCCGTCCTGATCGGCGACCTCCCGAAACCGTGGGGCACGCCGCCCTCGCCCATCTGGCGGGACATCAAGACCTTCCGCAACCACGCCTACATCGTGGCGGACGGCGCGGGCGATCACGGTCTGCAGATCTTTGATCTCACGCGGCTGCGCGGGGTCACGGAGCCGCCCGCCCTGTTCGAGCCGGATGTGCACTACACCGGGATTGCGAGCTCGCACAATGTCATCATCAACGAGGACACCGGGTTCGCTTATACCATTGACCGGCCCACGTGCGGGGGCGGCCTTTACATGATGGACATCAACAATCCGCTGGATCCGGTTTTCGTGGGATGCGCCAAGGGTGGGAATCACGGCACGCACGATACGCAATGCGTGACGTACACCGGTCCCGACCAGCGGTATACCGGGCACGAACTGTGCCTGAATTCCAACGGTGCCGAATTCGAGATCATGGATGTCACCGACAAGGCCCATCCGGTCTCGCTTTCCACCGCCTCGTCGCCCGCGGCGGCCTACATCCACCAGGGGTGGCTGTCCGATGACCAGCGCTATTTCTACCAGAATGATGAGGCCGATGTGCTGCGCGGCAACGTGGACCGGACGCGGACGCTCATCTGGGACCTGGCCGACCTGGAGGACCCCATCCTGGTGAACGAGTTCATGGGATCCATGCCCGCCAGCGCCCACAACCTGTACATCAAGGATGGATTCATGTACCAGGCCAATTACCGGTACGGCATGCACGTCCTGGATATTTCCGATCCGGTGCATCCGGTGGAAGTCGGCTCGTTCGATACGACGCCGTATCTGGACGGTCCGGGCTTCAGTGGCGCGTGGAGCACCTATCCGTTCTTCGAGAGCGGGACGGTCATCGTGACCAGCAAACGCGAAGGCATGTTCCTGTTGCGGGGCAAGAAGAAGACGGAGTTGTAG
- a CDS encoding FtsX-like permease family protein produces the protein MNMRPPFILRAILEYCVHPADRDEVMGDLDELYAAYVGSDGLQRARAWYVRQVLVSAPAFILQSLGWSSVMLKNYATLALRTLNKQKIQGFINLSGLTLGIALAVLILLFVRYEWTFDQVHEGHEDIVQIQEWRATPVGAYRPGKTNLSLPLSDFLAADVPGVAASTRVWEDEVFVRRDDDIFEAHVLFIDPSYHTVFPFRVLSGDPQRDGIVLTASAAERFLGTEEAVGASLEVRVGTTYRTYDVVAVLENPPANASTQFELLAPITDWIPSRFPQAVDAYGWSLVKTYARLHPDADRATVDHALLQHFAQVNGDFLERLQAREPVPDGVQASTWRAVPLSQMYLTNTSDPAYSFTLIGLGMAILLIACINFMTLAIGRSLRRSREVGIRKAVGAVRGQLLAQFWGEAFFMTVLATLLGLGLAWYLLPTFNDLTDRALTFTLLEDWSIPLGVLGIVVLTGLIAGSYPALVLSSFRPIDVLKSRVRVSGSNLFTKGLVTLQFTVSIVLIIATLVMHRQATFVRDQDRGYETDQVVLIDLNGLDGQQARDRYRDALAGDAGVVDMTLASNALGYRGSWGFNMDYEGSSVTVDELYTDHRFLEVLDISMQDGRAFNPDLASDSAAVILNQAFVERFGLEDPVGKPLPDWYPVQPSPLVIGVTSSFRFQSLYQDVGPLIMSVGGPDAFRYLYVHLAPGRVDEVMGRLASVWTSVSTDVPFSWEFMDERMERVYAMDLRWGRIINVASACAIFLALLGLLGLTSLSIQNRTKELSVRRVLGASRAGLVMLIFRSFSGLILLGSVVAVPLGLVFARKWLENYAFQATIGPGIFVAAVGLVFVAAFVTIAAQSFRTVATDPATALRAE, from the coding sequence ATGAATATGCGTCCACCCTTCATCCTTCGGGCCATCCTGGAATACTGCGTCCACCCGGCCGACCGCGACGAGGTCATGGGTGATCTCGACGAATTGTATGCCGCGTATGTCGGCTCGGACGGGCTGCAACGCGCCCGTGCATGGTACGTCCGCCAGGTCCTGGTCTCCGCGCCCGCTTTCATCCTGCAATCACTTGGCTGGAGCTCCGTCATGCTGAAGAACTATGCCACGCTGGCCCTGCGCACACTGAACAAGCAGAAAATCCAGGGTTTCATCAACCTGTCCGGCCTCACGCTGGGCATTGCACTTGCCGTGCTCATCCTGCTCTTCGTGCGCTACGAATGGACATTCGACCAGGTGCATGAGGGCCACGAAGACATCGTTCAGATCCAGGAATGGCGCGCCACCCCCGTCGGTGCCTACCGCCCCGGCAAAACGAACCTGTCCCTTCCGCTCTCGGATTTCCTTGCTGCGGACGTGCCCGGCGTGGCCGCCTCCACGCGGGTATGGGAGGATGAGGTGTTCGTGCGTCGCGACGACGACATTTTCGAGGCGCATGTGCTGTTCATCGATCCATCGTACCACACGGTGTTTCCGTTCCGGGTCCTGTCCGGAGACCCGCAGAGAGACGGCATTGTGTTGACGGCCTCCGCTGCCGAGCGATTCCTGGGCACCGAGGAGGCCGTCGGGGCCTCGCTGGAGGTCCGGGTCGGCACGACGTACCGGACGTACGATGTGGTGGCCGTCCTGGAGAATCCGCCCGCCAATGCATCCACCCAGTTTGAACTGTTGGCGCCCATCACGGACTGGATTCCATCGCGCTTTCCCCAGGCCGTGGACGCCTACGGTTGGTCGCTCGTGAAGACCTATGCCCGACTGCATCCGGATGCCGACCGCGCAACGGTCGACCATGCGCTCCTCCAGCACTTCGCGCAGGTGAATGGTGATTTCCTGGAGCGGCTGCAGGCCCGGGAGCCCGTCCCGGACGGCGTCCAGGCCTCCACATGGCGGGCCGTCCCGCTGTCGCAGATGTATCTCACGAACACGAGCGACCCCGCCTATTCGTTCACGCTGATCGGTCTGGGCATGGCCATCCTGCTCATTGCCTGCATCAATTTCATGACGCTGGCCATCGGGCGCAGCCTTCGGCGCAGCCGCGAGGTGGGCATCCGGAAGGCAGTAGGCGCCGTGCGTGGCCAACTCCTGGCCCAATTCTGGGGCGAAGCCTTCTTCATGACGGTACTGGCCACGCTGCTCGGGCTTGGGCTGGCCTGGTACCTGCTGCCTACGTTCAACGACCTGACCGACCGCGCCCTGACGTTCACGCTGCTGGAGGACTGGAGCATTCCGCTGGGTGTGCTGGGGATTGTCGTCCTGACCGGGCTCATTGCCGGATCGTACCCGGCCCTCGTGCTGTCCTCATTCCGCCCCATCGATGTCCTCAAGAGTCGCGTACGGGTTTCCGGATCGAACCTGTTCACGAAGGGGCTCGTGACCCTGCAATTCACGGTGTCCATCGTGCTCATTATTGCGACGCTGGTCATGCACCGGCAGGCCACGTTCGTCCGGGACCAGGATCGCGGGTACGAGACGGATCAGGTGGTGCTCATTGACCTGAACGGGCTGGACGGGCAGCAGGCGCGGGACCGGTACCGGGATGCGCTCGCCGGCGATGCGGGCGTCGTGGACATGACGCTGGCCAGCAACGCACTCGGGTACCGGGGAAGCTGGGGCTTCAACATGGACTACGAAGGGTCCAGCGTGACGGTGGATGAGCTCTATACCGATCATCGTTTTCTGGAGGTCCTGGATATTTCCATGCAGGACGGACGCGCCTTCAATCCGGATCTGGCATCCGACTCGGCGGCCGTCATCCTGAACCAGGCTTTCGTTGAGCGATTCGGTCTGGAAGACCCGGTCGGGAAGCCGCTTCCGGACTGGTATCCGGTGCAACCTTCACCCCTCGTGATCGGCGTCACCTCCAGTTTCCGCTTCCAGTCCCTGTATCAGGACGTCGGGCCGTTGATCATGTCCGTGGGCGGACCGGATGCCTTCCGGTACCTGTACGTACACCTGGCTCCGGGCCGGGTGGACGAGGTCATGGGTCGACTGGCATCGGTCTGGACATCGGTGTCGACCGACGTGCCGTTCTCCTGGGAATTCATGGACGAACGGATGGAGCGTGTGTACGCCATGGACCTGCGCTGGGGGCGCATCATCAACGTGGCTTCGGCCTGCGCCATTTTCCTGGCCCTGCTGGGTCTGCTCGGCCTCACGTCGCTGTCCATCCAGAACCGCACCAAGGAATTGAGCGTCCGTAGGGTACTCGGCGCATCGCGGGCCGGACTCGTCATGCTCATCTTCCGCAGTTTCTCCGGACTCATTCTCCTGGGATCGGTGGTGGCCGTACCTCTGGGCCTGGTCTTCGCCCGGAAATGGCTCGAGAATTACGCGTTCCAGGCGACCATCGGGCCCGGCATCTTCGTCGCGGCCGTGGGTCTGGTGTTCGTTGCGGCCTTCGTCACCATCGCCGCCCAGTCCTTCCGCACCGTGGCCACGGATCCGGCGACGGCACTTCGGGCGGAATGA
- a CDS encoding DUF433 domain-containing protein, whose protein sequence is MSYLDRITIEAGKRGGKPCIRGQRITVYDILSYLASGMTQEQILEDFPSLSKEDILASLEYAAERERVTVTASA, encoded by the coding sequence ATGTCGTACTTGGACCGAATTACCATAGAAGCAGGAAAGCGCGGCGGAAAGCCATGCATTCGGGGTCAGCGCATCACGGTGTACGATATTTTGAGCTACCTGGCCTCAGGGATGACGCAAGAGCAGATCCTTGAAGACTTTCCGTCTCTGTCAAAAGAGGATATTCTTGCCAGTTTGGAGTATGCGGCTGAACGGGAGCGCGTCACGGTTACCGCCAGCGCATGA
- a CDS encoding DUF5615 family PIN-like protein, with amino-acid sequence MKLLFDHNLSQKLVERLADVFPLSEHVARVGLASASDFEVWDYAQENSLTIVSKDSDLSEIGMVRGFPPRIVWIRRGNCSTSDIESLLRDSVDAIFRLGSSAPFGILILA; translated from the coding sequence ATGAAGCTGCTGTTTGACCACAATCTCTCCCAAAAGTTGGTTGAGCGGCTCGCCGACGTATTTCCCCTATCTGAACACGTTGCGAGAGTTGGACTTGCCAGTGCTTCCGACTTTGAAGTCTGGGACTACGCGCAAGAGAACTCGTTGACGATCGTGAGCAAGGACTCCGATCTGAGTGAAATCGGCATGGTTCGTGGCTTTCCTCCGCGCATCGTGTGGATCCGTAGGGGCAATTGCTCTACTTCCGATATTGAATCGCTCTTGAGGGATAGCGTGGATGCCATTTTCAGATTGGGGAGTTCGGCTCCTTTTGGAATCCTGATTCTGGCCTGA
- a CDS encoding Vat family streptogramin A O-acetyltransferase — MKGPDPRTVHPMEGFSQLCFIKNTVTNPQIVVGDYTYYDDPEDSEDFERNVLYLFPFVGDKLIIGKFCALGRDVKFIMNGANHKLDGFSTYPFFIFGNGWETATPQQGELPHKGDTVVGNDVWMGYESLVMPGVTIGDGAIIASRSVVTSDVPPFAIVGGNPAKVIRQRFSDTVIEALLELAWWDWDIEKVSRNLPAIVSADIDKLREAKAQ; from the coding sequence ATGAAAGGACCCGACCCGCGTACCGTCCACCCGATGGAGGGGTTCAGTCAACTGTGTTTCATCAAGAACACTGTGACCAACCCTCAGATTGTCGTGGGGGATTACACCTACTATGATGACCCGGAGGATTCGGAGGATTTTGAGCGCAATGTCCTCTATCTCTTCCCGTTTGTCGGCGACAAGCTGATTATCGGAAAGTTCTGTGCATTGGGCCGGGATGTGAAGTTCATCATGAACGGCGCCAATCACAAGCTGGATGGTTTTTCGACCTATCCGTTTTTCATTTTTGGCAACGGGTGGGAAACGGCAACCCCTCAACAGGGGGAACTGCCCCACAAGGGAGATACCGTTGTTGGCAACGATGTCTGGATGGGCTATGAGTCCCTGGTCATGCCCGGGGTGACGATTGGAGACGGGGCCATCATCGCGTCCCGCTCTGTGGTGACCTCCGATGTGCCGCCCTTCGCGATCGTGGGAGGAAATCCGGCCAAGGTCATCCGCCAGCGATTCTCCGATACCGTGATTGAAGCCTTGCTGGAGCTGGCGTGGTGGGATTGGGATATCGAGAAGGTGAGTCGCAATCTCCCGGCCATCGTGTCCGCCGATATCGACAAGCTGCGAGAAGCGAAAGCGCAATAA
- a CDS encoding DinB family protein — MGKALPSPWLRGRIPGIPPLLQPVAHALVHSVENVEEALGELPASRLWFQLHGAASVGFHLRHLAGSTDRLFTYARGAELTDEQTAALRAEQGQHGDLPAASTLLENWKQVVDRSLDQLRQTDESTLTDERLVGRARLPSNVLGLLFHAADHAARHTGQIVTTVRMINGAAIESDLT, encoded by the coding sequence ATGGGTAAAGCACTGCCCTCACCATGGCTCAGGGGACGCATCCCTGGCATTCCGCCGCTGCTGCAGCCGGTAGCGCATGCACTTGTCCACTCGGTCGAGAATGTGGAGGAGGCGCTCGGCGAGTTGCCGGCGTCTCGTTTGTGGTTCCAGCTGCATGGAGCCGCTTCTGTTGGATTCCATTTGCGGCATCTCGCGGGAAGTACCGACCGGTTGTTCACCTACGCTCGGGGAGCGGAACTGACGGATGAACAGACGGCGGCGCTGCGGGCGGAGCAAGGACAGCACGGCGACCTGCCCGCTGCAAGCACGCTACTCGAAAACTGGAAGCAGGTGGTTGATCGATCACTGGATCAGTTGCGGCAGACCGATGAATCGACCCTGACAGATGAACGTCTGGTGGGCCGTGCCCGGCTGCCTTCCAACGTGCTGGGCTTGTTGTTCCACGCGGCCGACCATGCGGCCCGGCATACGGGACAGATCGTTACGACCGTCAGGATGATCAACGGAGCCGCCATTGAATCGGACTTGACGTGA
- a CDS encoding selenium-binding protein SBP56-related protein codes for MRGRTLLLGMALLAGGCAPGHSPSEGEDNLHVGPAPLLYVWAGDLDQRPSDTDFLAVLDSDPESPQYGEIIATAPAGAVGTNPHHAEPVAPTSALLFANGYRSGRTFLFDLAVPGAPVLSAELAPVPGFSFPHSFLRLSDGDLLATMQYGDGSMPGNPGGLAKFDSDANLISVTSAADPEFEGERIRPYSVEAIPELDRLVTTSRTMNISTEQAADLVQIWRLSDSALLNTLRVPRVEPADGPECVLGIGERCRAEQYPAEAQPFESRAMNDGSVIMNTLMCGLYRISEIHTSEPAIELALNYPDLLGCSVPAVMDDFLILPVMFSETILVIDISDPTDIKEASRFNTPGYQPHWAAADPGSSRVVVTSSGPAATHTVLMFEFHAGSGLLTLDDAFGSPEFPRAGVSFYRENWPHGQTGTAIPHAALFGYR; via the coding sequence ATGAGGGGACGAACCCTGCTGCTCGGCATGGCGCTTTTGGCGGGCGGGTGTGCGCCCGGGCATTCTCCGTCTGAGGGGGAGGATAATCTTCACGTCGGACCCGCGCCGCTCCTGTATGTCTGGGCCGGCGATCTGGACCAGCGCCCGAGTGATACCGACTTTCTCGCCGTCCTGGATTCGGATCCGGAGAGTCCGCAGTACGGGGAGATCATAGCCACAGCGCCCGCTGGCGCCGTCGGAACGAATCCCCATCATGCCGAGCCTGTTGCTCCAACCAGCGCTTTGTTGTTCGCCAACGGCTACCGGTCGGGTAGAACCTTCCTGTTTGACCTGGCGGTGCCCGGTGCGCCCGTTCTTTCGGCCGAACTCGCTCCCGTACCCGGCTTTTCCTTCCCGCACAGCTTTCTTCGTCTTTCGGACGGGGATTTGCTTGCGACCATGCAATACGGAGATGGAAGCATGCCCGGCAATCCGGGTGGACTCGCCAAATTCGATTCGGACGCCAACTTGATTTCCGTGACCAGTGCGGCAGATCCGGAATTCGAGGGCGAACGGATCCGGCCCTACTCGGTCGAGGCCATTCCGGAGTTGGACAGGCTGGTCACGACCAGCCGGACCATGAACATCTCGACCGAGCAGGCTGCCGATCTGGTGCAGATCTGGAGGCTCTCAGATTCGGCCCTGCTGAACACCTTGCGTGTACCACGGGTCGAACCTGCCGATGGCCCGGAGTGCGTGCTGGGAATCGGAGAACGGTGCCGGGCGGAACAGTATCCGGCGGAGGCTCAACCGTTTGAGAGTCGTGCCATGAACGACGGTTCCGTCATCATGAATACCCTGATGTGCGGCCTGTATCGTATAAGCGAAATCCATACTTCTGAACCTGCCATTGAATTGGCGCTCAATTATCCGGATTTGTTAGGTTGTTCGGTGCCCGCGGTCATGGACGATTTCCTGATCCTGCCGGTCATGTTCAGCGAGACCATCCTGGTCATTGACATCTCGGACCCGACGGATATCAAGGAGGCCAGTCGATTCAATACCCCGGGCTATCAGCCCCATTGGGCCGCAGCGGACCCGGGCAGCTCAAGGGTCGTGGTCACGTCGTCCGGTCCGGCAGCGACGCACACGGTGCTCATGTTCGAATTCCATGCGGGCAGTGGACTGTTGACGCTCGATGATGCGTTCGGATCGCCGGAGTTTCCAAGGGCCGGAGTGTCCTTCTATCGCGAGAACTGGCCCCATGGCCAGACCGGTACGGCAATCCCGCACGCTGCGCTGTTCGGATACCGGTAG
- a CDS encoding type II toxin-antitoxin system RelB/DinJ family antitoxin, translating to MGKTAHISTRINATDKKQAEAVFKKLGISASQAIALFYKQVSLRRGIPFPVELPNEETQQAIRDAREGKVTSYKSIEDLKAKLST from the coding sequence ATGGGAAAGACGGCTCACATCTCAACGCGGATCAACGCAACCGATAAGAAACAGGCTGAGGCTGTATTCAAGAAGCTCGGGATTTCGGCTTCCCAAGCAATCGCCCTGTTCTACAAGCAGGTATCACTTCGTCGCGGCATTCCCTTTCCTGTCGAGCTGCCCAATGAGGAGACGCAGCAGGCAATTCGAGACGCCAGGGAAGGCAAAGTCACTTCCTACAAGTCGATTGAAGACCTGAAAGCCAAGCTCTCCACATAG
- a CDS encoding helix-turn-helix transcriptional regulator codes for MSRSDELILLAVWKLQENAYGASVLDHLQQSTSEEWSIAGVYAPLKRLTRAGLLRSHTGHPTAERGGRRKRMYRLTAKGVQALEHARAEYDAMWRDVSGLAWAP; via the coding sequence ATGTCGCGTTCCGATGAACTCATATTGCTGGCGGTCTGGAAGTTGCAGGAGAATGCCTACGGGGCATCCGTCCTGGACCACCTCCAGCAATCCACGTCCGAAGAGTGGTCCATTGCCGGGGTCTACGCGCCCCTGAAACGGCTCACCCGGGCGGGGCTGCTCCGGTCGCATACAGGTCACCCGACCGCCGAGCGTGGCGGCCGCCGCAAGCGCATGTACCGGCTCACGGCCAAGGGCGTCCAGGCCCTCGAACATGCCCGGGCGGAATACGATGCGATGTGGCGTGATGTATCCGGATTGGCGTGGGCCCCATGA
- a CDS encoding type II toxin-antitoxin system YafQ family toxin encodes MLSVKTTKKFESDLKRMLRAGYEPELFWAIVELLAEETAIPDEFRDHELEGEWAGVRDIHIEADWLLLYQVSGQDLILVRTGTHEDLF; translated from the coding sequence ATGCTTTCGGTCAAAACCACCAAGAAGTTCGAGTCAGACTTAAAACGAATGCTCAGAGCTGGATACGAGCCTGAGTTGTTCTGGGCCATCGTGGAGCTCTTGGCAGAAGAAACTGCCATACCTGATGAGTTTCGAGATCACGAGCTTGAGGGGGAGTGGGCGGGGGTGCGGGACATTCACATTGAAGCAGATTGGCTCCTTCTGTATCAGGTTTCCGGTCAAGACTTGATCCTCGTCCGAACAGGCACCCACGAAGACCTGTTCTGA
- a CDS encoding alpha/beta hydrolase-fold protein: MRFLILSALLAVTMSVTTSAQPSRTSDAQLIHSEVLTYELQYWVYTPPGYDALDELPVLYLSDGAWYKDTGNMPAVLDSLITAELMEPIVAVFLDPRIPGYEHLSRRNAQYFCNQSFIRFFTEELIPTIDGAYRTRADRNARTIAGLSFGALNAACFGLYAHDSIEGIAMQSPATHPVQYIHPAYADSARLPLRIFMSSGDRQDNEARTRAFRDILRDKAYPMKYIEVPFGHTWDNWGPLLDDLLLYFYGRDAAN; this comes from the coding sequence ATGAGATTTCTGATTCTTTCTGCCTTGCTTGCTGTCACGATGTCCGTGACGACGTCTGCTCAGCCGTCCAGGACATCAGATGCGCAACTGATCCACAGCGAGGTGTTGACGTACGAACTGCAATACTGGGTCTATACGCCTCCCGGATACGATGCGTTGGATGAGCTTCCCGTGCTTTATCTGTCTGACGGGGCGTGGTACAAGGACACGGGAAACATGCCGGCAGTCCTGGACTCCCTGATCACGGCCGAGCTGATGGAACCCATTGTTGCCGTCTTCCTGGATCCACGGATTCCCGGATATGAGCACCTGAGCCGTCGCAATGCCCAGTACTTCTGCAACCAGTCGTTCATCCGGTTCTTCACGGAGGAACTGATTCCGACCATTGACGGCGCCTACAGAACACGTGCGGACCGGAATGCCCGCACGATTGCCGGCCTCTCGTTCGGCGCTCTGAATGCGGCCTGTTTTGGCCTCTACGCCCACGATTCGATTGAAGGCATTGCCATGCAGTCGCCTGCGACGCATCCTGTCCAGTACATCCATCCCGCCTATGCGGACTCTGCGCGGCTTCCGTTGCGCATCTTCATGTCTTCCGGAGATCGACAGGACAACGAGGCCCGGACCCGGGCTTTCCGGGATATCCTGCGGGACAAGGCGTATCCCATGAAATACATTGAAGTCCCGTTCGGCCACACGTGGGACAACTGGGGGCCACTCCTGGACGACCTGTTGTTGTATTTCTACGGTCGGGACGCTGCCAACTGA